A genomic stretch from Mastacembelus armatus chromosome 12, fMasArm1.2, whole genome shotgun sequence includes:
- the smtna gene encoding smoothelin, which yields MESKTDSGSTSPTSNELAAIEDEEVLNKMLDNATDFEERRMIRAALRDLLKKKRDKREQERGSRQQDLRQQGLSKGGTTSGALNIGRASMNQQPSINKPAGQPSLPASTPFNRTSGSKTSPAVASAQICTSPTAPNAKNVKQMLLDWCRAKTEPYEGVDIQNFSSSWKDGIAFCALVHRFFPDAFEYSILNPNKPRDNFQLAFSTAERLAGCPPLLDADDLVRMKEPDWKCVYTYIQEFYRCLVEKGLVKTKKRL from the exons ATGGAGTCAAAAACTGACAGTGGATCAACATCACCGACCAGCAATGAACTAGCTGCTATTGAGGATGAAGAGGTTCTCAACAAGATG ttGGACAATGCAACAGATTTTGAAGAGAGACGAATGATTCGTGCTGCATTAAGGGACCTGCTCAAGAAAAAGCGTG ATAAACGGGAACAGGAGCGAGGGTCGCGGCAGCAGGACTTGAGACAGCAGGGCCTGAGCAAAGGGGGAACGACAAGTGGAGCCTTAAACATTGGAAGAGCATCTATGAACCAGCAGCCATCAATAAACA AACCTGCAGGCCAGCCTTCTCTGCCAGCCTCCACTCCCTTCAACAGGACATCAGGCAG CAAGACCAGTCCCGCTGTAGCCTCAGCCCAGATATGTACTTCTCCTACAGCACCCAAtgctaaaaatgtcaaacagatgCTTCTGGATTGGTGCAGAGCCAAAACAGAGCCATATGAG GGGGTCGACATCCAGAACTTCTCTTCAAGTTGGAAAGACGGCATAGCTTTCTGCGCCTTGGTGCACCGATTTTTCCCTGATGCATTCGAGTACTCCATTCTCAACCCTAACAAGCCCAGGGATAACTTCCAGCTGGCTTTTAGCACCGCAGA gagGCTGGCAGGTTGCCCCCCTCTGCTGGACGCCGATGATTTAGTCCGGATGAAAGAGCCCGACTGgaagtgtgtgtacacatacatCCAGGAGTTCTACCGCTGCCTGGTGGAGAAAGGGCTGGTCAAAACCAAAAAGCGACTGTAG